ATCCACCGGCACGGCGACAACTCGACTCGCCGGAGCAGTCGTAGCCGCAGTCGAAATTCAGGCAGATGACAAAGTCGTCGTCGCTGCGACGAGCAACAAAGGCTTCGCCGTTCTGCGCTACAACCGCGCCGGCAAGCTCGACACCACGTGGGGCTCCAAGGGCGTGGCCACCACGAACTTCACCAAGAACAGCGCTACAGCCGCAGCGGTAGCGATTCAGGCGGAGGGACGTGTCGTGGTCGCCGGCAGCTCGGCAGGAGACTTCGTCCTCGCCCGCTACACCACCGCAGGCAAACTCGACACGAGCTTCGGCGGCAGCGGAACCGTGCGCATCCCGATCGGATCGGCATCCGCTGTCGGCATCGCGCTGCAAGCCGACGGCAAGATCGTCGTTGTCGGCAACACAGACTCCGACATCGTCCTCGCGACCTATGCCCCCAACGGCAAACCCGCCTCACGCTTCGGTACCAACGGTGTGGTGCGCACCGACCTCGGCGGAACCGAGACCGCGAACGCCATCGCCCTGCGCGCGGACGGGCGAATCGTCATCACCGGCCAGACACAGAAAGCCGGTGGCGCACACCAGTTCGCGCTGCTGCAGTACACCACCAGCGGCACACTCGACAGCCGGTTCGCCACAGCGGGCAAACTGATCTCCGCAACCCCGAGCAGCGGCACTGTCCTTGCCCTCGACAGCAGCGGTCGCGCGGTAATCGCCTACAGCCACAACGGATCTTTCGCCTCAAGCCGCTACAGCGCCACCGGCAAGCTGGACACCGCCTACGGCACCAATGGCATCGTCACAACCACCGTCACCGGCAACGCCACCGCGGTGGCCGTGCAAGCCGACGGACGCACCGTCGTGGCCGGCACATCCGGCACCGGCCTCGCGCTTACCCGACTCACCACCTCCGGGAGAATCGACACCACTTACGGCAGGAACGGGGCCACCACGGCGACCTACGGCAAGGGCACCCACTCCGTGGTCGGCGTCGTGCTCAACAAGGCCGCTCAGGCATTTGTCGCAGGAAGCGCCGGTGAGTTCGTCGCCGTTGCGAAGTTCGCCGCCAACGGAAAGGCCGCCGAGAACTACGGCAGCTGACAACACCGCCTTCGCCGAAGCCGGCTTGCTCGGCACCCCGCCGACAAGCCCGCTTCCTGAGCCCGCATACCGACAGCTGCA
The window above is part of the Allokutzneria albata genome. Proteins encoded here:
- a CDS encoding NHL repeat-containing protein; this encodes MCSFALLGSLVAPADAASTGTATTRLAGAVVAAVEIQADDKVVVAATSNKGFAVLRYNRAGKLDTTWGSKGVATTNFTKNSATAAAVAIQAEGRVVVAGSSAGDFVLARYTTAGKLDTSFGGSGTVRIPIGSASAVGIALQADGKIVVVGNTDSDIVLATYAPNGKPASRFGTNGVVRTDLGGTETANAIALRADGRIVITGQTQKAGGAHQFALLQYTTSGTLDSRFATAGKLISATPSSGTVLALDSSGRAVIAYSHNGSFASSRYSATGKLDTAYGTNGIVTTTVTGNATAVAVQADGRTVVAGTSGTGLALTRLTTSGRIDTTYGRNGATTATYGKGTHSVVGVVLNKAAQAFVAGSAGEFVAVAKFAANGKAAENYGS